The genomic region TAATCCGGCAGTATAGTGCATTACAAAAAATCCGATTAAAATTTTCCACCAGGCAATCGATAAAATAAGCATGGGAAGCATGATCCATACCGAAACATAGATAAGTTTTGTAATAGCAACAGTGCTCCATTGCTTTATGGGGTTAGGCATTTTTCCATAAGAAAGTTTTCTTTTAAGATACCTTTTTGTTTGTTTAAAGTCTGTGGTAATGGCCCAGTTAAAAGTTAAAAGACCATATAAGAAAATAGAATAATAGTGCTGAAATTTATGGAATCTTCGCCATTGGGCATGTTTAGAAAAACGAATGATTCTACCGGCATCTAAATCTTCATCATGGCCGTGAATATTGGTGTAGGTGTGATGAAGCACATTATGTTGTACCTGCCAGTTGTATACATTCCCGGCAAGAATATAAATCGTGCCGCCCATAAATTTATTTACCCATTTTTTAGAAGAATAGGAGCCGTGATTGCCATCATGCATAATATTCATGCCAACGCCGGCCATCCCCATTCCCATAACAATGGTAAGCAAAAGCATCCACCATTGCGAGATGTTTAAAGTGAGGATAAGAAAATAAGGTGTTAAAAACATGGAAAACATGATGGCCGCCTTTAAGTGCAATTGCCAGTTTCCTGTTTTTTTTATATTATTTTCTTTAAAATAATTGTTTACTCGCTTGTTTAGGGTTCTAAAAAAATTGGCAGAATCCTTTCGCGAAAATCGTATATGTGGTTGTGATAAATCCATTTTTATTTTTAATCTATAGTCAAAGGTAAAATATTAAACTTTCGAAACGAATTAAATAGCCACTTTAATACTAAATTTCTAATTTTGTTTAAAAATTAATCAATTGGAATTAATCAGGAAATATTTTGACGGACTTAGTCCAGAGCAAATTACTCATTTTGAACGCTTAGAAGATCTTTATAAAGACTGGAACCTTAAAATTAATGTGGTAAGCAGAAAAGATATCGACGAATTGTACCTGCGACATGTATTACATTCTCTAGGGATTGCTAAGGTTCAGAAATTTAATCCAGGTGCGCATATACTTGATGTAGGCACTGGTGGTGGTTTTCCTGGTATTCCAATGGCTATTCTTTTTCCTGAGGTAAGTTTTCATTTAGTAGATTCTATAGGTAAGAAAATGAAAGTGGTAGAAGAAGTTGTTGAAGGTTTAGGCTTGCAAAATGTAAAGACTACGAATGACCGTGTAGAGAATATCGATGGACATTACGACTTCATTATCAGTAGGGCAGTGGCGGCTATGCCTACATTTGTGAGATGGACTAAAGGGAAAATTGCTAAAAAAAGCACTCACGAATTAAAGAATGGAATTCTTTATTTAAAAGGTGGAGATTTAGCTGAAGAGCTCGCCGATTATCAAACGGCAAAAATCTATAATTTAACCGATTATTTTGAAGAAGATTTCTTCGAAACCAAAAAAGTAGTGCATTTACCATTAAAATATAAAGGCTAAAAAAGTGAAGTGGAAGCTCCACTTTTTATACTAATTATTCTTATTGTTAAAAAAACTCAAAACATGAGCTATACAGTAGTGATAATTAGCTTTTTTGGATATTGAAAATTCTTAATTTCTAACAAACTTCAGATTAGTTACGCCTTTTTCCGTATATATTTTTAGAATATATACCGCCGAACTCATTTTGCTTTCCATTGGAATGTATATTTCTGAAATAATAGGGATATCATAAAATGCTTTTATTAGACTTCCGTTAATGTTATAAATTAATAGTCTTTTAATCTGGATTAACTGTGGGTTTTCCAGATAGACACTTTGCTCTTCTGATAGATATAGCACTTTGAAGTTTCCTGTAATTTCTTCTTCGCTCTCTTCATTATTTTCCTCTTCTGGAATCTCTGGCTTCTCAGGATTTTC from Zunongwangia profunda SM-A87 harbors:
- a CDS encoding fatty acid desaturase family protein, with amino-acid sequence MDLSQPHIRFSRKDSANFFRTLNKRVNNYFKENNIKKTGNWQLHLKAAIMFSMFLTPYFLILTLNISQWWMLLLTIVMGMGMAGVGMNIMHDGNHGSYSSKKWVNKFMGGTIYILAGNVYNWQVQHNVLHHTYTNIHGHDEDLDAGRIIRFSKHAQWRRFHKFQHYYSIFLYGLLTFNWAITTDFKQTKRYLKRKLSYGKMPNPIKQWSTVAITKLIYVSVWIMLPMLILSIAWWKILIGFFVMHYTAGLILSIVFQLAHVVEETDMPLPDDTGSMKNTWAIHQLFTTVNFSTKNKIVNWFTGGLNHQVEHHIFPNISHIHYSKIAEIVKETARECNLPYNEYKTTRAAIIAHFKYLKEMGTKPAISS
- the rsmG gene encoding 16S rRNA (guanine(527)-N(7))-methyltransferase RsmG; the protein is MELIRKYFDGLSPEQITHFERLEDLYKDWNLKINVVSRKDIDELYLRHVLHSLGIAKVQKFNPGAHILDVGTGGGFPGIPMAILFPEVSFHLVDSIGKKMKVVEEVVEGLGLQNVKTTNDRVENIDGHYDFIISRAVAAMPTFVRWTKGKIAKKSTHELKNGILYLKGGDLAEELADYQTAKIYNLTDYFEEDFFETKKVVHLPLKYKG